A DNA window from Paenibacillus andongensis contains the following coding sequences:
- a CDS encoding ABC transporter ATP-binding protein, with amino-acid sequence MNNNFAIEVKNVSKKYKIYQDKPVSLKERFLYSNKSTYHEKWVLQDITLSIPQGKMIGLIGRNGSGKSTLLKVLTRILKPDKGEVIIHGRVSSLLELGAGFHMDFTGRENIYMNASIFGLTRKEIDARLDTIVKFSELEAYIDSPVRTYSSGMFMRLAFSIAIHVEPDVLLIDEILAVGDNAFQKKCISKIEEFKQQGKTIVFVSHDNGAMERLCDEVYWIQDSKVKKHGKPDEIIRDYLDFLANSEENRMKNEAKNQEVKKVESNDVKIEKEINQQEVKRWGNGAVEISKVLLLNPIGENLHVLGKGQPINIELSFQVKDRNANKLVFGVGIFKMDGTRCYGTNTLIDKVKVPYKTNGKVVYQIESLNLVQGDYYFNVACHHEDGTPYDYITKAINFSVHSSEDDLGIAYIPHKWLFSEEENL; translated from the coding sequence ATGAATAATAATTTTGCAATTGAAGTTAAGAACGTGTCAAAAAAATATAAAATATACCAAGACAAACCAGTGAGCTTAAAAGAAAGATTTTTGTATTCGAACAAAAGTACTTATCATGAAAAATGGGTGTTACAAGATATAACCTTATCTATACCACAGGGTAAAATGATTGGTCTTATCGGTCGTAATGGTTCAGGTAAAAGCACACTTCTTAAAGTCCTTACTCGCATTCTCAAGCCAGATAAAGGTGAAGTAATTATTCATGGTAGAGTGTCCAGTCTCCTAGAATTAGGAGCCGGTTTTCATATGGACTTTACCGGAAGAGAAAATATCTACATGAATGCGTCTATTTTTGGTCTTACTCGTAAAGAAATTGATGCGCGATTAGACACCATTGTAAAATTTTCAGAATTGGAGGCATATATCGATAGTCCAGTCAGAACTTATTCTTCAGGGATGTTTATGAGGTTAGCCTTTTCAATTGCTATTCACGTAGAACCTGATGTGTTATTAATAGATGAAATTCTAGCTGTTGGAGATAATGCTTTTCAAAAGAAATGCATCAGTAAAATAGAAGAATTTAAGCAACAAGGAAAAACGATTGTTTTTGTGTCACATGATAATGGAGCAATGGAACGGTTGTGTGATGAAGTCTATTGGATACAAGATTCTAAAGTTAAGAAGCATGGAAAACCGGATGAAATTATTCGAGATTATCTGGATTTTTTGGCAAATAGTGAAGAGAATCGCATGAAAAATGAGGCGAAAAACCAAGAGGTAAAAAAGGTTGAAAGTAATGATGTGAAAATAGAAAAAGAAATAAATCAGCAAGAAGTTAAAAGATGGGGAAATGGTGCAGTTGAGATTTCAAAAGTTCTTTTATTGAACCCAATAGGTGAAAATTTACATGTTTTAGGAAAAGGACAACCTATTAATATTGAGTTATCTTTTCAGGTTAAGGATAGAAACGCTAACAAGCTTGTATTTGGTGTTGGGATTTTCAAGATGGATGGAACTAGATGTTATGGAACCAATACTTTAATTGATAAAGTGAAAGTTCCGTATAAGACTAATGGCAAAGTTGTGTATCAGATAGAGTCATTAAATTTAGTTCAAGGTGACTATTATTTTAATGTTGCATGTCATCATGAGGATGGGACTCCTTATGATTATATAACTAAAGCAATTAATTTTAGTGTTCATTCTAGTGAAGATGATTTAGGAATTGCATATATTCCACACAAGTGGTTGTTTTCAGAGGAGGAGAATTTATGA
- a CDS encoding ABC transporter permease, which produces MLHEWKEIYKYREFLKNNVSKDLRTRYKGSFFGFLWTLLNPLLMLIVYSTLFSIIVKMPVDNYPIFLFCTLLSWNFFQSSIQSSSSVIINSGNLIKKIYFPHEILPISVVTGGLVNYLLGLIVLLPALIIYGYYPNINYIWLPVIIIIQFIFTLAISFFVSALTVFFRDIEHMLNIFLSALLYLTPVLYPISMIPKKYVWLFNWNPMAILVTSYRQVFYYNESPNLISLFIIGLVSILLLVLSQRYFMKMKEKFIEEI; this is translated from the coding sequence ATGTTACATGAATGGAAAGAAATTTACAAGTATAGAGAATTTTTAAAAAACAATGTTTCGAAGGACCTCAGAACAAGGTACAAAGGGTCCTTCTTTGGTTTTTTATGGACTCTTCTAAACCCGCTCCTTATGCTAATTGTTTATTCAACGTTATTTTCTATTATTGTGAAAATGCCCGTTGATAATTATCCTATATTTTTATTTTGTACCTTACTTTCTTGGAATTTCTTTCAGTCAAGTATTCAAAGCAGTTCGTCAGTAATAATTAACTCAGGAAATCTAATTAAAAAAATATATTTTCCACATGAGATTCTGCCTATCTCAGTTGTAACAGGTGGATTAGTGAATTACTTATTAGGACTTATTGTTTTATTGCCAGCACTAATAATTTATGGCTATTATCCCAATATTAATTATATATGGCTCCCAGTAATAATAATTATTCAGTTCATTTTTACACTAGCTATATCATTCTTTGTTTCTGCACTTACAGTTTTTTTTAGGGACATTGAACATATGTTGAATATTTTTCTAAGTGCGCTTCTTTATTTAACTCCAGTACTTTATCCCATTTCCATGATTCCTAAAAAATATGTGTGGCTGTTTAATTGGAATCCGATGGCTATTTTAGTTACTTCATATCGACAAGTTTTTTATTACAACGAATCTCCGAACTTAATTTCGTTATTCATTATAGGATTAGTCTCTATTTTATTACTAGTGCTTTCACAGCGATATTTTATGAAAATGAAAGAGAAGTTTATTGAAGAAATTTAG
- a CDS encoding GDP-mannose 4,6-dehydratase, which produces MRALITGVNGFVGNHLAKYLQSQGIEVFGTTSQINGTDDVSNLNIYMNDLTSELSIIKLLNEIQPDHIYHLAGQSKVKESWDFKVATINTNVNLTLNLLEAARKSSIFDKVRILTVGSSEEYGRVNDMTLPIDENVSLKPTNPYGISKATISYFAKQYFDAYGLKVVHARPFNHIGPGQKQGFVVTDFSSQIVKLEKESGDKIIRVGNLEAQRDFTDVRDIVRAYYKLLMTASRSFGDVYNVCSGLPITINSILHKLLSFSDQNIEVVIDPSKLRPIDIPLYIGNNQKIKELTGWKQEFSLDTTLSDVLDYIRKQ; this is translated from the coding sequence GTGAGAGCTTTAATCACAGGTGTAAATGGATTTGTGGGGAATCATTTAGCTAAGTACCTTCAATCACAAGGAATTGAAGTTTTCGGTACTACAAGCCAGATTAATGGAACAGATGATGTTTCAAATCTAAACATTTACATGAATGACTTAACGAGCGAACTAAGTATAATCAAGCTCTTAAATGAAATACAGCCCGATCACATCTATCACCTTGCCGGTCAAAGCAAGGTGAAGGAATCATGGGATTTTAAAGTAGCTACAATAAATACTAATGTCAATTTAACATTAAATTTACTTGAGGCAGCAAGAAAAAGCAGCATTTTTGACAAAGTGAGAATTTTAACTGTAGGTTCATCTGAAGAATATGGTAGAGTCAATGACATGACTCTACCTATTGATGAAAATGTTAGCTTAAAACCCACGAATCCATATGGTATTTCAAAAGCGACAATCTCTTATTTTGCAAAGCAATATTTTGATGCTTACGGCTTGAAGGTTGTTCATGCAAGGCCCTTTAATCATATTGGTCCTGGCCAAAAACAAGGATTTGTTGTAACTGATTTTTCTTCCCAGATAGTTAAACTGGAAAAAGAATCAGGTGATAAGATAATTAGGGTTGGCAACCTCGAAGCACAAAGAGACTTCACTGATGTAAGAGATATAGTGCGAGCATATTATAAGTTATTAATGACAGCATCTAGATCTTTTGGTGATGTGTATAATGTTTGTTCCGGTTTACCAATAACTATAAATAGTATCCTTCATAAATTGCTATCATTTTCAGATCAGAATATTGAAGTAGTTATAGATCCAAGTAAACTAAGACCAATTGATATTCCTTTATATATTGGTAATAACCAAAAGATTAAAGAGTTAACGGGATGGAAACAAGAGTTTTCATTAGATACTACTTTATCCGACGTTTTAGATTACATACGTAAACAATAA
- the gmd gene encoding GDP-mannose 4,6-dehydratase, protein MTKHALITGITGQDGSYLAELLLEKGYKVFGLRRRTSVPIMENIEHIKNDIEFIDGDLLDLSSLINAVRISNPDEVYNLAAQSFVGTSWIQPVLTGQSTGIGVTNILEAVRIVKPEARFYQASSSEMFGKVVETPQKETTPFYPRSPYGVAKVYGHWITVNYRESFDMYACSGILFNHESPRRGVEFVTRKVTDAAARIKLGLQKELRMGNLDAQRDWGFAGDYVKAMHLMLQQEAPDDYVISTGETHTVEELVDIAFGHVGLNWQDHVVIDQKFVRPAEVDLLLGDHSKAKDKLGWELEVGFKQLISMMVESDLEKIQKSLR, encoded by the coding sequence ATGACTAAACATGCACTAATTACAGGGATTACTGGACAAGATGGATCCTACTTAGCCGAGCTTTTGTTAGAGAAAGGTTATAAAGTATTTGGCCTGAGACGCAGGACTAGCGTACCAATTATGGAAAATATCGAACACATTAAGAACGATATTGAGTTTATTGATGGTGATTTACTTGATTTGAGTTCATTGATTAACGCTGTTCGAATATCTAATCCAGATGAAGTTTACAACCTCGCGGCGCAATCCTTTGTGGGGACTTCATGGATTCAGCCTGTTCTAACCGGTCAGTCAACTGGAATTGGTGTTACAAATATTCTTGAAGCTGTTAGAATTGTTAAGCCTGAGGCTCGGTTTTATCAAGCATCAAGCAGCGAGATGTTCGGTAAAGTAGTGGAAACTCCTCAAAAAGAAACTACACCATTCTACCCACGCAGCCCATATGGAGTTGCTAAAGTATATGGTCATTGGATTACAGTTAATTATCGTGAAAGCTTTGATATGTATGCTTGCTCAGGCATTTTATTTAACCACGAGTCTCCAAGACGTGGAGTTGAATTTGTAACACGTAAAGTAACAGATGCAGCTGCTCGCATTAAGCTTGGGTTACAGAAGGAACTCCGTATGGGGAACTTAGATGCCCAAAGAGATTGGGGATTCGCAGGTGACTATGTAAAAGCTATGCACCTTATGCTTCAACAAGAAGCTCCTGATGATTATGTTATTTCCACAGGTGAGACCCATACAGTTGAGGAATTGGTGGATATTGCTTTTGGACATGTAGGTTTGAATTGGCAAGATCATGTTGTAATTGATCAAAAATTTGTTCGTCCTGCCGAGGTTGATTTATTGCTAGGGGATCATTCGAAAGCAAAAGATAAATTAGGCTGGGAACTAGAAGTAGGTTTTAAACAATTAATTTCTATGATGGTTGAGAGCGATCTTGAAAAAATCCAAAAAAGTTTGAGATAG
- a CDS encoding mannose-1-phosphate guanylyltransferase, whose protein sequence is MTVTAVIMAGGKGERFWPKSRTNLPKQFLNISGSKSMIQHTIDRLKKLIDISQIFIVTNELYAELIHIQVPDLPLDNIIIEPVGRNTAPCVGLASIIIEEKFPDSTMIVLPSDHIIENEDGFVHILKTAIEVSSEGNNLVTLGIEPSYPETGYGYIESTKVVRELNSLEVHKVSKFVEKPNVITAQSYIEQGNYFWNSGIFVWRNKVIRTYIKELMPEMHQLLEDMKLSFLTKDRNESIRKMFPLMPDQSIDYGIMEKVDNIYVIPCIFGWDDVGSWTALERINTKDDNGNVIKGNILNLDTKDCIIESNGKLIATLGIQDLIIVDTEDVTLICSKDKAQEVKTLLKELRNQKLEKYL, encoded by the coding sequence TTGACAGTTACAGCGGTTATTATGGCTGGGGGTAAGGGAGAGAGATTCTGGCCAAAGAGTAGAACAAATCTACCGAAGCAATTCCTTAATATTTCAGGAAGTAAATCGATGATTCAACACACAATTGACAGATTAAAAAAGTTAATTGATATTTCACAAATTTTTATTGTAACAAATGAATTGTATGCAGAACTTATTCATATTCAGGTTCCTGATTTACCTTTGGACAATATTATTATCGAGCCTGTAGGACGAAACACGGCTCCATGTGTAGGATTAGCATCGATTATCATCGAAGAAAAATTTCCTGACAGTACGATGATCGTACTACCTTCTGATCATATCATTGAAAATGAAGATGGTTTTGTGCATATTTTAAAAACAGCTATTGAAGTCTCCTCAGAGGGGAATAATTTAGTGACATTAGGTATTGAACCATCATATCCAGAGACTGGTTATGGATATATTGAAAGCACTAAAGTAGTAAGGGAATTAAATAGTCTAGAGGTTCATAAGGTTAGTAAATTCGTAGAGAAGCCGAATGTTATTACGGCTCAATCCTACATAGAACAAGGGAATTACTTTTGGAATAGCGGTATTTTTGTATGGAGGAATAAAGTAATTCGAACATACATTAAGGAACTAATGCCTGAAATGCACCAACTTCTTGAAGATATGAAATTATCTTTCTTAACAAAAGATCGTAATGAATCCATCAGAAAGATGTTCCCATTAATGCCAGATCAATCAATTGATTATGGCATTATGGAAAAGGTGGATAACATATACGTTATACCTTGTATCTTTGGATGGGATGATGTCGGAAGCTGGACAGCTTTAGAGAGAATTAACACTAAAGATGATAACGGCAATGTTATCAAAGGGAACATTCTTAATCTAGATACTAAAGATTGTATTATTGAAAGTAATGGGAAATTAATTGCAACTTTAGGGATCCAAGATTTGATTATTGTGGACACTGAAGATGTTACATTGATTTGTTCTAAAGATAAGGCACAAGAAGTGAAAACATTACTGAAAGAACTTAGAAACCAAAAATTAGAGAAGTATTTATAA
- a CDS encoding glycosyltransferase — MGAKVKKKLLKLAFPLEFNTQKNISINSSEHTKGINLLGYARAEMGIGESCRLAARSLNAVNYPFGIINFVGTNSSRMTDQSWAHKEIKEPIYNVNIFHINAEQMMEVYAHYGSKIFKDRYNIGYWHWELPDFPDEWLEGFNFVNEVWVPSDFVANSIALKSPVPVVKIPHGIEVKLTKKSTRIDFSLPEQTFLFLTMYDVKSYQARKNPKASIDAFKLAFQPDNMNVGLVVKINNANSNLHELQSVYDMIDDYKNIYIIKETLSRDATNELINITDSYISLHRSEGFGLGLAEAMYLGKPSIGTNWSSNTDFMTNTNSCLVNYNLVSVGTDNGPYKAYQHWAEPDIEHASHYMKLLVTDSDYYMTISSQGEKCIKENFSPTVIGEMIKKRLEYLKLQ; from the coding sequence GTGGGAGCTAAAGTGAAAAAAAAGCTACTTAAATTAGCCTTCCCTTTAGAATTTAATACTCAGAAGAATATTAGTATTAATTCTAGTGAACATACAAAAGGAATTAATTTATTAGGATATGCACGTGCAGAAATGGGTATAGGTGAATCTTGTCGACTTGCTGCTAGAAGTTTAAATGCTGTTAATTACCCATTTGGAATTATAAACTTCGTGGGTACAAATAGTTCGAGAATGACTGACCAATCATGGGCTCATAAAGAAATTAAAGAACCAATTTACAATGTCAATATATTTCATATTAATGCAGAGCAAATGATGGAAGTCTATGCCCATTACGGAAGTAAGATCTTTAAGGATAGGTATAACATTGGTTATTGGCACTGGGAGTTACCCGACTTCCCAGATGAGTGGCTTGAGGGCTTTAACTTTGTGAATGAAGTATGGGTTCCTTCAGATTTTGTAGCAAATTCAATTGCTTTGAAAAGCCCAGTACCAGTTGTGAAAATACCACACGGCATAGAAGTCAAATTAACTAAAAAAAGTACACGTATAGACTTCTCTCTTCCGGAGCAAACATTTTTATTTCTAACTATGTATGATGTGAAAAGTTATCAAGCTCGAAAAAACCCAAAAGCTTCGATAGATGCATTTAAATTAGCTTTTCAGCCAGACAATATGAATGTAGGGCTAGTTGTGAAAATTAATAATGCAAATAGCAACTTGCATGAGTTACAGTCGGTTTACGATATGATTGATGATTATAAGAATATCTATATTATTAAAGAAACTTTAAGCAGAGATGCTACAAACGAGTTAATTAATATAACTGATAGTTATATTTCTCTCCACCGTAGCGAAGGCTTTGGACTTGGTTTAGCAGAAGCAATGTATCTAGGAAAACCTTCTATTGGCACAAACTGGTCATCAAATACGGATTTTATGACTAATACTAACTCATGTTTAGTTAATTATAACTTGGTAAGTGTTGGTACTGATAACGGTCCCTATAAAGCATATCAGCATTGGGCAGAACCTGACATTGAACATGCTAGTCACTATATGAAATTATTAGTTACTGATAGTGATTATTACATGACGATATCTTCACAAGGGGAAAAATGTATCAAGGAGAATTTCTCACCTACTGTAATTGGTGAAATGATTAAAAAAAGGTTGGAATACTTGAAATTACAGTAG
- the cysC gene encoding adenylyl-sulfate kinase yields the protein MNDTTSQLFWHQPKVSIDNRRSLNQHKSCVIWLTGLSASGKSTLANELDKHLHSQSIHSYVLDGDNVRHGLNKDLGFSPEDRKENIRRIGEVAKLFVDAGLITITAFISPYLEDRNMVRSMFPQDEFVEVYVKCSVEECERRDPKGLYRMARTNQIKEFTGVSAPYEVSENPELIIETDKQTIEASVLQLVDYLKTNEYL from the coding sequence ATGAATGATACTACGTCTCAACTGTTTTGGCACCAACCAAAGGTAAGCATAGACAACAGAAGAAGTCTTAATCAGCACAAAAGCTGTGTCATATGGCTAACAGGTCTTTCAGCATCTGGTAAATCAACGTTAGCCAATGAATTAGACAAACATTTACATAGCCAAAGTATCCATTCTTATGTGCTTGATGGTGATAATGTCAGACATGGCTTAAATAAAGATCTTGGTTTTAGTCCTGAAGATCGAAAAGAAAACATTCGCCGTATTGGAGAAGTTGCGAAATTATTCGTAGATGCTGGCCTCATCACCATTACAGCCTTTATCTCTCCATATCTGGAGGATCGAAATATGGTGCGATCTATGTTTCCTCAAGATGAATTCGTAGAAGTCTACGTGAAATGCTCAGTTGAAGAATGTGAGCGACGAGATCCAAAAGGGCTATATAGAATGGCTCGAACTAATCAAATAAAAGAATTTACTGGTGTTTCCGCTCCTTATGAGGTATCCGAAAACCCAGAGTTAATAATTGAGACAGATAAACAGACTATTGAAGCTTCTGTTCTTCAACTTGTTGATTATTTAAAAACCAATGAATATTTGTAG
- a CDS encoding O-antigen ligase family protein produces the protein MSASKNAYAASRAKANGTITTEKSSVIFWFLVVFTGLFMFWAPFQRALFNGGTYDFERTIYSASVWSSLILLLIAILAFFVFKLKEQKDVLTILVLLMPLTYVISLSNSASHYLATNMVYIQMLYATFFILGVFLTKNKLGTSILASLLIISGYFIVLFGLLYWLGNGNFAGHLVGWFALMDAANPYLYRDAIMTDSNGLRLTSVFQYANTYAAFLIMLSLSSLFFIVKSRKWYVVLLHAIMLVPIIVSFWLTLSRGAIVVIPVVFLIMLFFFSISRQILALIQFGLAFATSLIILEKVTDIGIGLQKQPSSSESWHGWSILLIASVVFAVLAIVIQRFGAPWLERITARFDTKKFATFILPIAAIVVGVVGAILILSDTGFKNILPDNVKTRIENINFQQHSVLERGTFYKDAVKLWSDYPIIGAGGGAWASLYEKYQNNPYTSRQAHNFALQYLVEAGALGFLAFIGFVIAVMVFYIRSYIKSSQEKRDLHFLFFIVTISLLVHSMIDFDLSYVYLGAILFLALGGMLSNSTSASIRLKSDSLALHKMFPAVLAVLSIVMFYISAQLVSANSSYKQTLEVVKKSQDYNQVVAPLDKAISLHPAHPDYLLTGQVSRIGILLQVYNQMQKEDPKKAETFFNQAQDLLNQLLKKEPHNRMVAMQQLNMLLIKGKTQDALDWSTAQIPNYPWYIDLYEKSMSLNIELANQDIQKNNMQDTNKKLDNVLATYNEVLARIDSLKNLPKEQAQGREFAVTPSMALNVGQVHYMRGDYAGAANTIKPYVTDKFDDQTNRVVARWYLAALQKQGTKDQVLLDKLIAKDPAEKQNIDAIIATNFQLK, from the coding sequence ATGAGTGCAAGTAAGAATGCCTACGCGGCTTCGCGTGCAAAAGCGAATGGAACGATAACGACAGAGAAGAGCTCTGTTATTTTTTGGTTTTTAGTAGTGTTTACGGGCTTATTTATGTTCTGGGCGCCGTTTCAACGGGCGTTGTTCAATGGTGGCACTTACGATTTTGAGAGAACAATTTACTCGGCTTCCGTATGGTCCTCCCTCATATTGCTGCTAATTGCAATCCTTGCTTTCTTTGTATTTAAACTTAAAGAACAGAAAGATGTTTTGACCATTCTTGTCTTACTGATGCCGCTGACATACGTGATTTCGTTATCAAATTCAGCTTCTCATTATCTGGCAACGAATATGGTTTACATCCAGATGCTGTATGCAACCTTCTTCATTTTAGGTGTATTTTTGACAAAAAACAAGCTTGGTACGTCGATTCTTGCCAGTTTGTTAATTATTTCCGGCTATTTCATTGTTCTCTTCGGACTATTGTACTGGTTAGGTAACGGAAACTTCGCTGGGCACCTTGTTGGGTGGTTCGCTCTTATGGATGCAGCTAATCCATACTTATACCGCGATGCTATTATGACAGACTCTAACGGTTTACGTTTAACCTCTGTTTTCCAATATGCGAATACGTATGCTGCTTTCTTAATCATGTTATCTCTTAGCTCTTTGTTCTTCATTGTAAAGTCTCGTAAATGGTACGTAGTTCTTCTACATGCAATCATGTTGGTGCCTATCATTGTTTCATTCTGGCTAACTCTCTCCCGCGGCGCGATAGTGGTCATTCCGGTTGTTTTCTTAATTATGCTTTTCTTCTTCTCTATTAGTAGACAGATTCTAGCACTTATTCAATTTGGTTTAGCTTTCGCTACGTCTTTAATTATCTTGGAAAAAGTAACAGATATCGGAATCGGATTACAAAAACAGCCTAGTTCTTCAGAATCCTGGCACGGTTGGTCAATCTTGCTGATTGCTTCTGTAGTTTTCGCTGTCCTGGCAATCGTCATTCAACGCTTTGGAGCTCCTTGGTTAGAGCGAATTACGGCTCGTTTCGATACTAAGAAATTTGCTACCTTCATTCTTCCGATTGCAGCAATTGTTGTTGGGGTAGTAGGAGCCATTCTTATCCTAAGTGACACTGGTTTTAAAAACATTCTTCCAGACAACGTGAAAACACGTATTGAAAACATTAACTTCCAACAACACAGCGTTCTGGAGCGCGGAACTTTTTACAAAGATGCTGTGAAACTCTGGTCGGATTATCCGATAATTGGAGCAGGCGGCGGTGCATGGGCTTCTTTATATGAGAAGTATCAAAACAACCCTTACACTAGTCGTCAGGCTCATAACTTCGCTCTTCAATATTTGGTTGAGGCCGGAGCGCTCGGTTTCCTTGCCTTTATCGGCTTCGTGATTGCTGTCATGGTGTTCTATATTCGAAGCTACATCAAAAGTTCACAGGAGAAACGTGATCTGCACTTCCTATTCTTCATCGTGACGATTTCTCTCTTGGTCCACAGTATGATTGACTTTGATTTAAGCTACGTGTATTTGGGTGCTATTCTGTTCCTTGCACTAGGTGGGATGCTGAGTAACAGTACATCGGCTTCGATACGATTAAAGTCTGATTCACTTGCGCTTCACAAAATGTTCCCGGCGGTCCTGGCTGTGTTGTCGATCGTAATGTTCTATATCTCAGCTCAGCTAGTCTCAGCGAATAGTTCTTATAAACAAACACTTGAAGTTGTCAAAAAAAGTCAAGATTACAACCAAGTCGTCGCTCCTCTGGACAAAGCGATTTCTTTGCACCCTGCTCATCCAGACTATTTATTAACAGGACAAGTCAGCAGAATCGGTATTCTGCTTCAAGTTTACAATCAGATGCAGAAAGAAGACCCGAAGAAAGCAGAAACTTTTTTCAATCAAGCACAAGATCTTCTCAATCAATTGTTGAAAAAGGAGCCGCATAACCGGATGGTCGCCATGCAGCAGCTCAATATGCTTCTGATTAAAGGCAAAACTCAAGATGCGTTAGACTGGTCCACCGCTCAAATTCCTAATTATCCTTGGTATATTGATCTCTATGAAAAAAGCATGTCTTTAAATATCGAACTCGCAAACCAAGACATTCAAAAGAATAATATGCAAGATACTAATAAAAAGCTTGATAATGTACTTGCTACGTACAATGAAGTTCTGGCGCGCATCGATTCCCTGAAGAATCTGCCTAAAGAACAAGCACAAGGACGCGAATTCGCTGTGACACCTAGTATGGCGCTCAATGTAGGTCAAGTTCACTACATGCGTGGTGACTATGCGGGTGCAGCTAATACGATTAAACCGTATGTGACTGATAAATTCGATGATCAGACGAACCGGGTCGTCGCTAGATGGTATTTGGCTGCTTTACAGAAGCAAGGCACGAAGGATCAAGTACTGCTTGACAAACTTATTGCCAAGGATCCTGCTGAGAAGCAAAATATTGATGCAATCATAGCTACGAATTTTCAGTTGAAATAG
- a CDS encoding C1 family peptidase — protein sequence MSNRVFPLKREKRDLRDYHFMSTAFKSPSELPKKVDLRSNMSPIVDQGALGSCTANAIASGLREYLLVSSQEKWTALSRLFLYWHERKLEGHVDEDSGAYIRDGMKVLQKIGVCPEEDYPYNIVDFRDTPDPKAERDAANYKIGDYHRITDLYALKAALAEQSPVVIGMMLYESFQSPEAAQTGKIQVPKKKSERVLGGHAMLAVGYVDRGQSGYVIVRNSWGADWGDHGYCYIPYKMFLDPDSVMDMWTGR from the coding sequence ATGTCGAATCGTGTGTTTCCTTTGAAACGGGAAAAGCGTGATTTACGCGATTATCATTTTATGAGTACAGCGTTTAAGTCACCGAGTGAGCTGCCCAAGAAAGTTGACTTGCGCTCAAACATGTCCCCCATTGTCGATCAAGGCGCACTCGGAAGCTGTACGGCCAACGCCATAGCTAGCGGGCTCCGAGAGTATTTGCTCGTAAGCAGTCAGGAGAAGTGGACAGCTCTTTCTCGGCTTTTCTTGTATTGGCACGAACGTAAGCTTGAAGGTCATGTGGATGAAGATTCAGGGGCCTATATCCGAGATGGGATGAAAGTGCTCCAGAAGATTGGCGTTTGTCCAGAAGAGGATTATCCATATAACATTGTGGATTTCAGAGATACGCCCGATCCCAAAGCAGAACGGGATGCAGCTAATTACAAAATCGGCGACTACCATCGGATCACCGACCTATATGCCCTTAAGGCAGCACTGGCTGAGCAATCACCCGTTGTTATCGGCATGATGTTATACGAGAGCTTCCAATCCCCTGAAGCAGCCCAAACTGGCAAAATTCAGGTTCCGAAGAAGAAAAGTGAACGTGTGCTAGGCGGACATGCCATGCTGGCAGTGGGTTATGTGGATCGAGGCCAGTCAGGTTATGTCATCGTGCGCAATAGCTGGGGCGCGGACTGGGGAGATCATGGATACTGCTATATTCCTTATAAAATGTTTCTGGATCCGGACAGTGTGATGGATATGTGGACGGGGCGGTAA